Proteins from a single region of Bdellovibrio bacteriovorus HD100:
- a CDS encoding NAD(P)H-dependent oxidoreductase, producing MSQPQWHKLGPVELLKEKPLQQLEIHRTKLALIFKDNEFTAISGVCNHVGGPLGNGTLEGDYVVCPWHYYKFHYRTGLGEPGYEADRVPVYSLKIENDDLWVDLASATPRGRLHHDPHPLTRPVVREPGPLRIVGISTTVMDNAHPRLSTSELLLQEALSHAQRKGYETRLQKIRELKFRHCEGFYSKSAHACTWPCSITQMDPDDQLDRVYEDLIHWADVMIVATPIRWGSASSLYYKMAERFNCIQNQITTHNNQLVRNKVAGFIITGGQDNVQAVAGHLMGFFSELGYHLPPFPFIAHSLGWSSENMEHNMRYVQHSRALSEAAQELVDRCAELSCALLETSAHVLQHRAGRKAFNASKHRDR from the coding sequence ATGTCACAACCTCAATGGCACAAACTGGGTCCGGTGGAGCTGCTGAAGGAAAAACCCTTGCAGCAACTGGAAATTCACCGGACCAAGCTGGCTCTTATTTTCAAAGACAATGAATTCACCGCCATTTCGGGCGTGTGCAATCACGTGGGTGGACCTTTGGGGAATGGCACTCTCGAGGGCGACTATGTGGTCTGCCCCTGGCACTATTACAAGTTTCACTATCGCACCGGCTTAGGAGAGCCCGGCTATGAAGCCGACCGCGTTCCGGTGTACAGCTTAAAAATTGAAAACGACGACCTGTGGGTGGACCTAGCCAGTGCCACGCCCCGAGGACGTCTTCATCACGACCCCCATCCTCTGACCCGTCCCGTGGTGCGCGAGCCGGGCCCTTTGCGGATCGTGGGGATCTCAACAACGGTGATGGACAACGCCCATCCCCGACTTTCGACTTCGGAACTGTTACTGCAAGAAGCTTTGAGTCACGCCCAAAGAAAAGGATATGAAACGCGTTTACAAAAAATCCGCGAACTGAAATTCCGCCACTGCGAGGGGTTTTACTCCAAAAGTGCCCACGCCTGCACCTGGCCCTGTTCGATCACCCAAATGGATCCCGACGACCAGCTGGATCGTGTCTATGAGGACCTGATTCACTGGGCCGATGTGATGATTGTGGCAACACCGATTCGCTGGGGATCGGCCAGCTCTTTGTATTACAAAATGGCCGAACGTTTTAACTGCATTCAAAATCAAATCACCACTCACAACAATCAACTGGTGCGCAACAAGGTCGCCGGATTCATCATCACCGGAGGCCAGGACAATGTGCAGGCCGTGGCCGGGCACCTGATGGGCTTTTTCTCAGAACTGGGGTATCACTTGCCCCCGTTCCCGTTCATCGCCCATTCCCTGGGATGGAGCTCCGAAAACATGGAGCACAACATGCGCTATGTGCAACACAGCCGGGCCCTGAGTGAAGCGGCCCAGGAACTGGTGGACCGCTGTGCCGAGCTTTCCTGCGCGCTCCTGGAAACTTCAGCTCATGTGCTGCAGCACCGGGCTGGACGTAAAGCCTTCAATGCCAGCAAACACCGTGACCGCTAA
- a CDS encoding DUF4423 domain-containing protein, giving the protein MSNQFGALLKNKLEEIQKKNPRFSFRSLAKKVGISPGCLNELMHGKRPLSEFYANKIVLGLELGAEERNEVYSLISTRSRKFAAQKTLAEKELELIASWEHFAILNLIRMKTFKPEPEWIAERLALPLEKVQQSLELLLDLGFIKRKGNSIARSVASLATTTDIPSEALVQAHVSDMHKAIEVLKRTPIDRRDYSAITMAINPHKMEEAKNLIKKFRRKFSMLVEEGDMTEVYNLNIQFFPLTVTESEKPL; this is encoded by the coding sequence GTGTCTAATCAATTCGGTGCCCTGTTAAAAAATAAGCTCGAGGAAATTCAAAAAAAGAACCCTCGGTTTTCTTTTCGCTCTTTGGCCAAGAAAGTTGGCATCTCGCCAGGATGTTTGAACGAGCTGATGCACGGCAAGCGCCCTTTGAGTGAATTTTACGCCAACAAAATTGTTCTGGGTCTGGAGCTGGGTGCTGAGGAGCGCAACGAAGTTTATTCTTTGATCTCCACGCGTTCCCGCAAATTTGCTGCACAAAAAACTTTGGCGGAAAAAGAGCTGGAACTGATCGCCAGCTGGGAGCATTTCGCCATCCTGAACCTGATCCGCATGAAAACCTTCAAGCCCGAGCCGGAATGGATTGCCGAGCGTCTGGCGCTGCCTCTGGAAAAAGTTCAGCAAAGTCTGGAACTGCTTTTGGATCTGGGTTTTATCAAACGCAAAGGAAACTCCATCGCACGTTCCGTGGCCAGTCTGGCCACGACCACTGATATTCCAAGTGAAGCCCTGGTCCAGGCTCACGTTTCTGATATGCATAAAGCCATCGAGGTTCTGAAAAGAACCCCGATCGATCGTCGTGATTATTCCGCCATCACCATGGCTATCAATCCGCACAAGATGGAAGAAGCGAAGAATTTGATTAAAAAATTCCGCCGCAAATTTTCCATGCTGGTGGAGGAAGGTGATATGACGGAAGTTTACAACCTGAATATTCAGTTTTTCCCTCTGACTGTTACTGAAAGTGAGAAGCCGCTATGA
- a CDS encoding methyl-accepting chemotaxis protein, giving the protein MCLKLITKIIAIVSLAAVVSVIAATQVSRTEVHDQGERDLVDKSRAILDQLEGTRDYVASQGGLADYINDIGRRHPDGNVPKELKMNILRRVPIFASIKVGQEQSERSGYNFRVFSPEPRREENQAKTDEMLIYNRFLNEPGLKEIVSSTDDSVIVYRPVRLSEKQGCLICHGHPSQSPFGNGKDVLGYDMENWGDGKLHGVFAITSSMASANAASSDSVNKILLYSFAGLILSVLLAWTVLRKPLENLRTAVSNIKTSSSHLSATSSEISNASQGLSSSATEAAAALEETSASIEELTSMVKMNSDNAQNARLLSTSAMEAAARGEQNMQELISSMQTVSVTAKKVQEITGLIDDIAFQTNLLALNAAVEAARAGENGRGFSVVAEAVRQLALKSAQSAKEISTLISDSVSQIEVSYKTALQGGKTLQVILQESQKVSALNNEIAQASAEQSTGIDQISRALHDLDKVTQNNAASSEETAAASVELSNQSQQLDSMVESVEVVLNGHPKAS; this is encoded by the coding sequence GTGTGCTTGAAGCTGATAACAAAAATTATTGCGATCGTTTCTCTTGCGGCAGTTGTCTCAGTCATCGCAGCCACCCAGGTTTCCCGAACGGAAGTCCACGACCAGGGTGAAAGGGATCTTGTCGACAAGAGCCGTGCCATTCTGGATCAGCTCGAGGGCACACGCGACTATGTGGCGTCGCAAGGCGGACTGGCTGATTACATCAATGATATCGGCCGCCGTCACCCCGATGGAAATGTGCCCAAAGAACTCAAAATGAACATTCTGCGCCGGGTGCCCATCTTTGCCTCTATCAAAGTGGGCCAGGAACAGTCCGAACGAAGTGGTTACAACTTCCGGGTCTTTTCACCAGAACCCCGCCGCGAGGAAAACCAGGCCAAGACGGATGAAATGCTGATCTACAACCGCTTTCTTAACGAACCCGGCCTGAAAGAGATCGTGTCCAGCACCGATGACTCGGTGATCGTCTATCGCCCCGTGCGCCTCTCGGAAAAACAAGGATGCCTGATCTGCCACGGCCACCCTTCACAAAGCCCCTTTGGCAATGGCAAAGATGTGCTCGGCTACGACATGGAAAACTGGGGGGATGGAAAACTTCATGGGGTCTTTGCCATTACCAGCAGCATGGCTTCGGCCAATGCCGCCAGCAGTGATTCTGTGAACAAAATTCTGCTGTATTCTTTCGCCGGCCTGATTCTGAGTGTTCTCCTGGCCTGGACCGTACTGCGAAAACCACTGGAAAATCTGCGCACCGCAGTTTCCAACATTAAAACATCCAGCTCTCACCTTTCAGCCACCAGCTCTGAAATCTCCAACGCCTCTCAAGGACTGAGTTCTTCCGCCACCGAAGCGGCGGCAGCCCTGGAGGAAACATCAGCCTCAATTGAAGAGCTGACAAGCATGGTAAAGATGAATTCTGACAACGCCCAAAATGCCCGCCTGCTGTCCACGTCTGCCATGGAGGCTGCGGCCCGGGGTGAACAAAACATGCAGGAACTGATCTCCTCAATGCAGACCGTCTCGGTCACCGCCAAAAAAGTGCAGGAGATCACCGGCCTGATTGACGACATTGCCTTCCAGACAAACTTACTGGCCTTGAACGCCGCCGTGGAGGCCGCCCGCGCTGGAGAAAACGGACGGGGCTTCTCGGTGGTGGCCGAAGCCGTGCGCCAGCTGGCCCTGAAGTCAGCGCAATCAGCCAAAGAAATCTCGACTCTGATTTCTGATAGCGTCAGCCAGATCGAAGTCAGCTATAAAACAGCTCTGCAGGGCGGAAAAACTTTGCAGGTGATTTTACAGGAGTCACAGAAAGTTTCGGCACTGAACAATGAAATTGCCCAAGCCAGCGCCGAACAATCCACTGGCATCGACCAGATTTCCCGGGCGCTGCACGATCTGGACAAAGTCACTCAGAACAATGCCGCCTCCTCCGAAGAGACGGCCGCGGCCTCGGTGGAGTTGTCAAATCAGTCCCAGCAGCTCGACAGCATGGTGGAGTCCGTTGAAGTCGTGCTGAACGGACACCCCAAAGCCAGCTAA
- a CDS encoding KH domain-containing protein, translated as MLAETMTQDADIRDRLAKVLESVIQEMTSCYEQVEVTFAAGDKTTVYKVTLPQEFRGKLIGSQGKNITSLRNIIGAMAGNHGFRAIIELVI; from the coding sequence ATGTTGGCGGAGACTATGACTCAGGATGCGGATATCAGAGATCGTTTGGCGAAGGTTCTTGAAAGTGTGATTCAAGAGATGACCTCCTGCTATGAACAGGTGGAAGTAACCTTTGCCGCAGGCGACAAAACCACGGTGTACAAGGTGACATTGCCGCAGGAGTTTCGTGGTAAATTGATCGGTTCCCAAGGAAAGAATATCACGTCGCTTCGTAACATTATTGGTGCCATGGCCGGCAATCACGGATTTCGCGCGATCATCGAACTTGTCATCTAG
- a CDS encoding hydrogen peroxide-inducible genes activator: MTLTQLEYILAVADTGSFSHAARQCHVTQPTLSMQIQKLEEELGVILFDRTKQPIRPTSVGEEVLQQARLVVKGSQHLKEIVDDAKGSLRGELRIGIIPTLAPYLLPLFLKKIKDAHSRLHLTFEELQTEVMIEKIRNHSLDLGIVVTPIDDLNIANHVLFYEPFNVYLSKGHPLLTQKTLDEKDLSSEDVLLLNEGHCFREQSLSLCRNKKVPAAMERSFSFESGSLETLKKLVDQGESFTLLPYLAAMDVQDKKRLRPFSDPVPTREVSLVHGPHFQRKALLKALIETIKRNLPEGLSSTRSKNQLKIDNPLGYLK; the protein is encoded by the coding sequence ATGACACTGACTCAACTCGAATACATTCTTGCCGTCGCCGACACAGGCAGCTTCAGCCACGCTGCCCGCCAATGCCATGTCACTCAACCCACGCTGAGCATGCAAATTCAAAAGCTGGAAGAGGAACTGGGTGTGATTCTTTTTGATCGCACCAAACAACCCATCCGCCCCACCTCGGTCGGCGAAGAGGTCCTGCAGCAGGCCCGCCTGGTGGTCAAAGGTTCGCAGCACTTGAAAGAGATTGTGGATGATGCCAAGGGATCTCTGCGCGGCGAACTGCGCATTGGAATCATCCCAACACTGGCACCATATTTGTTGCCGCTGTTTTTAAAAAAAATCAAGGACGCCCACAGCCGCCTGCATCTGACTTTCGAAGAGCTGCAGACCGAGGTGATGATTGAGAAGATCCGCAATCACAGTCTGGATCTTGGCATCGTCGTCACCCCGATTGATGATCTGAACATTGCCAATCACGTTTTGTTCTATGAGCCGTTCAATGTCTATCTGTCCAAGGGCCATCCGCTGCTGACACAGAAAACTCTCGACGAAAAAGACCTGTCTTCGGAAGACGTGCTGTTGCTGAATGAAGGCCACTGCTTCCGCGAGCAAAGCCTGTCCCTGTGCCGCAACAAAAAAGTCCCGGCGGCGATGGAGCGCAGTTTTTCTTTTGAAAGCGGCAGTCTTGAGACACTGAAAAAACTTGTCGATCAGGGCGAAAGCTTCACCCTGCTGCCTTATCTTGCCGCGATGGATGTCCAGGACAAAAAACGCCTTAGACCCTTCTCCGACCCTGTCCCAACCCGGGAAGTGAGCCTGGTGCATGGGCCTCACTTCCAACGAAAGGCTCTTTTAAAAGCCCTCATTGAAACCATAAAGAGAAACCTGCCCGAAGGACTGTCCTCCACGCGAAGTAAAAACCAGTTGAAAATCGACAACCCTTTAGGTTATCTCAAATAG
- a CDS encoding trypsin-like serine peptidase, whose product MQKTVLCFSLFVLLSACENSTPDKSAAGTPQETPQLQEKVIYGSDDRKDLYEVRSALQRRLADSTVALIKEENLQEGADFTRIIAQTFRKSYNLCPSERFGEQENAAFCSGSLVAPDVIATAGHCVRSVRDCSETRFVFGYAVKSAGVQPREVPSSEVYRCAEIIHTEVLATGSDFALIKLDRAVANHAVLKTRKRGSIKVGTSLVVIGHPVGLPTKVAAGAKVRSATESEHFVANLDTYGGNSGSAVFNSSGVIEGILVRGDTDFVYQGSCTVSNRCDSAECRGEDVTRITRILPYL is encoded by the coding sequence ATGCAAAAAACAGTTTTATGTTTCTCTTTATTCGTGCTCTTAAGTGCCTGCGAAAACAGCACTCCGGACAAAAGCGCGGCGGGAACGCCCCAAGAAACCCCGCAGCTGCAGGAAAAAGTCATCTATGGCAGCGATGATCGCAAAGACCTCTACGAAGTAAGGTCCGCCCTGCAACGGCGCCTGGCCGACTCCACAGTGGCCCTGATCAAGGAAGAAAACCTGCAGGAAGGCGCAGACTTCACGCGCATTATTGCTCAAACATTCCGCAAATCTTACAACCTGTGCCCGTCAGAACGCTTCGGAGAACAGGAAAACGCCGCCTTTTGCTCAGGCTCCTTGGTTGCGCCCGATGTCATAGCCACCGCCGGCCACTGCGTGCGCTCTGTGCGTGATTGCAGCGAAACTCGGTTCGTCTTTGGATATGCCGTGAAATCCGCAGGCGTTCAGCCCCGCGAAGTCCCTTCCAGCGAAGTCTATCGCTGTGCTGAAATCATTCATACAGAAGTTCTGGCCACCGGATCTGACTTTGCGCTGATTAAACTGGATCGCGCAGTCGCGAATCACGCTGTTCTAAAAACCCGCAAACGCGGAAGCATCAAAGTCGGAACATCCCTGGTGGTGATTGGACATCCTGTGGGCCTTCCGACCAAAGTCGCCGCCGGCGCAAAAGTGCGCAGCGCCACAGAATCTGAGCATTTCGTCGCAAACCTGGATACCTATGGTGGAAACTCAGGCTCCGCAGTATTTAATTCTTCCGGCGTGATCGAAGGCATTTTGGTCCGCGGTGACACTGACTTTGTGTATCAGGGTTCTTGCACAGTTTCCAACCGCTGTGACAGCGCTGAGTGTCGCGGTGAAGATGTCACTCGCATCACCCGCATTCTGCCCTATCTTTGA
- the gltS gene encoding sodium/glutamate symporter, with product MTLTAFQTVALAALVVYFGRYIKSKIHVLDKYNLPSPVIGGFLVAVVISVLKAQGLFVLQFNKAFEEALMITFFTSVGYSASVRLLKEGGRAVVFFLLLTIGGLLVQIVAGIGLAKMMGEHPLMGVLTGAVSLTGGPGTALAFGPVFEAAGVEGASVIGVTTAMGGIVLGGLIGTPLATYLINKKKLKHPVDHDRGAQHESMMLKSFAGRDLLMHLLALTLIMGIGTTISSWISSLQITLPIYIGSMVVAALFRNIEDIKPVFKISPEWIEEIGSVALTLFIAMAIMSLRLEELKNAALPILVFLTVQAILVAVTALGPVFWVGGKDYEASVMSAGYVGFMMGTTANAMANMHSLSQRYGHAYKAFLVVPLVGSCFIDFINAALVTFCINMFGN from the coding sequence ATGACACTAACAGCATTTCAAACCGTCGCCCTGGCAGCTCTGGTCGTTTATTTCGGCCGGTACATTAAAAGCAAGATCCATGTTCTGGATAAATACAATCTTCCGTCTCCGGTGATTGGCGGCTTTCTTGTCGCTGTGGTGATTTCAGTCCTGAAGGCCCAAGGCCTTTTTGTGCTGCAGTTCAACAAAGCATTTGAAGAAGCCCTGATGATCACCTTCTTCACTTCAGTTGGTTATTCGGCGTCTGTTCGGCTGCTGAAGGAAGGCGGTCGCGCCGTTGTGTTCTTCCTGCTTCTGACCATCGGCGGACTGCTGGTGCAGATCGTGGCCGGAATCGGTCTGGCAAAAATGATGGGCGAACATCCTTTGATGGGGGTTCTGACCGGAGCCGTCTCTTTAACCGGAGGCCCGGGCACGGCCTTGGCATTCGGTCCGGTCTTTGAGGCCGCTGGAGTCGAAGGGGCTTCTGTGATTGGTGTGACCACCGCCATGGGTGGCATTGTGCTGGGAGGACTGATCGGGACACCACTGGCGACCTATCTTATCAACAAAAAGAAACTCAAACACCCGGTCGACCACGACCGCGGAGCACAACACGAGTCCATGATGCTGAAGTCCTTCGCGGGTCGCGATCTGCTGATGCATCTTTTGGCACTGACCCTGATTATGGGAATCGGCACCACGATCAGTTCATGGATCAGCTCCCTGCAGATCACACTGCCCATCTATATTGGTTCGATGGTGGTGGCGGCCCTCTTCCGCAATATCGAGGACATCAAACCGGTCTTTAAAATCTCTCCGGAATGGATTGAAGAAATCGGCTCTGTCGCCCTGACCCTTTTCATTGCCATGGCCATCATGAGTCTGCGCCTGGAGGAACTGAAAAACGCCGCCCTGCCTATTCTGGTATTCCTGACCGTGCAGGCGATCCTGGTGGCGGTCACGGCCCTGGGGCCTGTGTTCTGGGTTGGAGGCAAGGACTATGAAGCGTCCGTGATGAGTGCCGGATACGTCGGTTTTATGATGGGAACCACTGCCAATGCCATGGCCAACATGCATTCACTCAGTCAGCGCTACGGCCACGCTTACAAAGCCTTCCTGGTCGTGCCACTGGTGGGATCCTGCTTTATTGACTTCATAAATGCAGCCCTGGTCACTTTCTGCATCAATATGTTTGGAAATTAA
- a CDS encoding S1 family serine peptidase — protein MKMNHLVIAGLMMMSAPVFAKSGSVGAKIVGGVEASIGEFPYIVSLQSGSHFCGGSLIKKNWVLTAAHCVRGGTVKKVVIGLHDRTNAVNAESIAPKRIIAHPNYNARTMENDFALIELSQDSSYAPVALNPAEIALPTDGSEIMTTVAGWGATREGSYSLPTKLQKVDVPLVSSEACNKAYNNGITDSMICAGYEGGGKDSCQGDSGGPLVAQDENNQTYLVGVVSWGQGCARAKYFGVYAKVSNAIEWINNTAQ, from the coding sequence ATGAAAATGAACCATCTTGTTATCGCAGGCCTCATGATGATGTCTGCTCCAGTATTCGCGAAATCTGGCTCTGTAGGGGCTAAAATCGTTGGTGGCGTTGAGGCTTCCATCGGTGAGTTCCCATACATCGTGTCTTTGCAGAGCGGCAGCCATTTCTGCGGCGGTTCCTTGATCAAGAAGAACTGGGTATTGACAGCAGCTCACTGTGTTCGTGGTGGCACTGTGAAGAAAGTTGTGATCGGCCTGCATGACCGTACCAACGCGGTGAATGCAGAATCCATCGCTCCAAAAAGAATTATCGCTCACCCGAACTACAATGCCCGCACAATGGAAAATGACTTTGCATTGATCGAGCTTTCTCAGGATTCTTCTTACGCTCCAGTGGCGTTGAATCCTGCAGAGATCGCTTTGCCAACAGACGGTTCTGAAATCATGACAACTGTGGCTGGCTGGGGTGCGACTCGTGAAGGTTCTTACTCTTTGCCGACGAAATTGCAAAAAGTGGACGTTCCATTGGTTTCTTCTGAAGCTTGTAACAAAGCCTACAACAACGGCATCACGGACAGCATGATCTGTGCTGGTTACGAGGGTGGTGGTAAAGACTCTTGCCAGGGTGACTCTGGCGGTCCGTTGGTGGCTCAGGACGAAAACAACCAGACGTATCTGGTGGGCGTTGTGAGCTGGGGTCAGGGTTGTGCTCGTGCGAAGTACTTTGGTGTTTATGCCAAAGTCAGCAACGCGATCGAGTGGATCAACAACACGGCTCAGTAA
- a CDS encoding P-loop NTPase family protein, which yields MIKKSLLPLILFSFAGSLAHAGFIGGDEKGNGGSVIYCENRFESQRYEVLDLFEAREIQTFEMDVIEGIEYKKILREMIARLADINPTRASLYYSFLETFDREALFLKGTEFTDIPDRGWGALPKGCTLVQGAVQYKRPSIKGHRYYFNKDVWDRMTNTQRSALVLHEFIYREGLQPENNFQTSNGVRLMNGFLHSTMMRDVTLPQYIDLLQRSGLQLADANGYHILLHSGQEAGRGQSYRVAFNDMGIVTLATLARSFYLYGPGGRPMPVHCGTAQENAPERGGGVITFWPSGKVKHILMSCTSAGFVLRSKEAIGQATASELIYNEQGLLSQIKTLQLELNHVDYSLRSTRPGGYVTFYQSGEPSQVCIGNYYADHQRSWIRDSTGEGVIVAQSGHDTFGLALDGRIYESLKSRCGFPQ from the coding sequence ATGATCAAAAAGTCCCTGTTACCTCTGATTCTTTTTTCTTTCGCGGGGTCGCTGGCCCATGCCGGATTTATCGGCGGCGATGAAAAGGGCAACGGCGGCAGTGTGATCTATTGCGAAAACCGCTTCGAAAGTCAGCGGTATGAAGTGCTGGATCTGTTTGAAGCCCGCGAGATTCAGACTTTCGAAATGGATGTCATTGAAGGTATTGAGTACAAAAAAATCCTGCGCGAGATGATTGCCCGTCTGGCGGATATCAATCCCACCCGTGCAAGTTTGTACTACTCGTTCCTGGAGACTTTTGATCGTGAAGCTTTGTTCCTGAAAGGCACAGAGTTTACCGACATCCCGGATCGCGGTTGGGGGGCTTTGCCGAAGGGTTGCACTCTGGTTCAGGGCGCCGTTCAGTACAAACGCCCCAGCATCAAGGGACATCGCTATTATTTCAATAAGGATGTTTGGGATCGCATGACCAACACACAGCGCTCGGCGCTGGTGTTGCATGAGTTCATCTATCGTGAAGGTCTGCAGCCTGAAAACAACTTCCAGACGTCCAATGGGGTTCGTCTGATGAACGGATTCCTGCATTCGACCATGATGCGTGATGTGACTTTGCCTCAGTACATTGATCTGTTGCAAAGATCCGGTCTGCAGTTGGCAGATGCAAATGGTTACCACATTCTGCTGCACTCCGGGCAGGAGGCGGGCCGTGGTCAGTCCTACAGAGTTGCATTCAATGACATGGGTATTGTCACGTTGGCGACTCTGGCGCGATCCTTCTATCTATATGGGCCGGGCGGGAGGCCCATGCCAGTTCATTGTGGAACCGCCCAGGAAAACGCTCCCGAGCGTGGGGGCGGAGTCATCACTTTCTGGCCTAGTGGGAAGGTGAAGCACATTTTGATGAGCTGCACTTCCGCTGGATTTGTTTTACGTTCGAAGGAAGCCATTGGTCAGGCGACGGCGTCTGAATTGATTTATAATGAACAGGGCCTGCTAAGTCAGATTAAAACCCTGCAGCTTGAATTGAATCATGTTGATTACAGTTTGCGCTCGACTCGTCCTGGTGGCTACGTCACCTTCTATCAAAGCGGAGAACCTTCCCAGGTTTGCATCGGCAACTACTATGCGGATCATCAGCGCAGCTGGATCCGTGATTCCACTGGTGAAGGGGTTATTGTGGCTCAGTCCGGACATGACACCTTTGGTTTAGCTTTGGACGGTCGCATCTATGAGTCCTTGAAGTCCCGCTGCGGATTTCCCCAGTAG
- a CDS encoding ZIP family metal transporter → MGSALMGLLAGGITGLSTMLGALPILKNKTTGWNPWRSLNLDFAIGMMLAAAAFNLIGPAYSSTHSSFGVSLALALGVASIYGLSHLIHRVSPSEWSVHRRAWLFVTAMMLHNLPEGLASGAALSADTISAANGWTVVGAIVFQNFPEGLATAAAFLSIGMSRKVAFFGAALTGVMEILGGALGGIFTGITSASLPFILAFAGGAMISVTLEEIFAKMKETRMTYLWQKQFVAGALSVIVMNWIISQS, encoded by the coding sequence ATGGGCAGCGCACTGATGGGACTACTGGCAGGAGGAATCACCGGGCTTTCAACGATGCTCGGTGCTCTTCCCATTTTGAAAAACAAAACCACCGGCTGGAATCCTTGGCGCAGTCTGAATCTGGATTTCGCCATCGGGATGATGCTGGCGGCGGCCGCCTTTAATCTGATCGGGCCTGCTTACTCAAGCACACACAGCTCCTTCGGGGTGTCTCTTGCCCTGGCGCTCGGTGTGGCTTCCATCTATGGACTGAGCCATCTGATTCATAGAGTGTCGCCCTCCGAATGGTCTGTTCATCGAAGAGCCTGGCTATTCGTGACAGCCATGATGCTGCACAATCTCCCCGAAGGTTTGGCTTCGGGAGCTGCGCTGAGCGCTGATACCATTTCCGCCGCCAACGGCTGGACCGTGGTGGGTGCCATCGTCTTTCAAAACTTCCCTGAAGGTCTGGCCACCGCTGCGGCTTTCCTTTCTATCGGCATGTCCCGCAAAGTGGCCTTTTTTGGCGCGGCCCTGACCGGCGTGATGGAGATTCTGGGTGGTGCCTTGGGAGGCATCTTCACCGGCATCACTTCCGCATCCCTGCCTTTCATTCTGGCCTTTGCCGGTGGTGCGATGATCAGCGTGACCCTGGAAGAGATCTTCGCCAAGATGAAAGAAACCCGCATGACTTATTTGTGGCAAAAACAGTTCGTCGCCGGCGCCCTGTCCGTCATTGTAATGAACTGGATCATCAGTCAGTCTTAA
- a CDS encoding Dps family protein, with translation MRSQNAHSLNESKSTTNLKSVETSSDAVIETLKKSLADEYLLQLKTQNFHWNVEGPLFFSLHKLFEEQYGQLAEYVDRTAEVLRALKTKAPGSFKEFRELSSIQEASDKMSANQMIEMLSQDHTNLAIALKSRLETAEDAEETSAVTLYEDLIGFHEKAAWMIRSHKS, from the coding sequence ATGAGATCACAAAACGCCCATTCCCTGAACGAAAGCAAATCCACAACCAATCTGAAATCCGTTGAAACCAGTTCGGACGCAGTGATTGAGACTTTGAAAAAATCTTTGGCCGATGAATATCTGCTGCAACTTAAGACCCAGAACTTCCACTGGAACGTGGAAGGACCTTTGTTCTTTTCTTTGCACAAATTGTTTGAAGAACAATACGGTCAGCTGGCCGAGTACGTCGATCGCACGGCGGAAGTCCTCCGCGCTTTGAAAACCAAAGCTCCGGGCAGCTTCAAAGAATTCCGCGAGTTGTCCTCCATCCAGGAGGCTTCTGACAAAATGAGCGCGAACCAGATGATCGAAATGCTCAGCCAGGATCACACAAACCTGGCCATCGCTCTGAAATCCCGACTGGAAACAGCCGAGGACGCGGAAGAAACCAGTGCCGTGACTTTGTACGAGGATCTGATCGGCTTCCACGAAAAAGCCGCTTGGATGATCCGCAGTCATAAATCCTGA